A portion of the Luxibacter massiliensis genome contains these proteins:
- a CDS encoding ABC transporter ATP-binding protein, with the protein MKILKDYMMKLGFVFKEIFKAGPGVFFLSIGSMIITGASPVVTTYLTAKLIEELGVNVGNEFSGTYLKLLFILFGMLGIIVISFAVEGVKTVICSVVGLKLSHNIENLIAEKFQDIKQERIDNPEFLDLHSNTLTKCGSEPLNLMEGLFGMVANLISLIGYAAIIIQLNLWALLIIMVFTLPIIVYKRKYQGMLFRFFTERTMQMRRIWYYLSLITDPQYSKEIREFRLYSYFREKRKESFDDYMKGNSRIAVKEIIVSVVTSFISMAGAILVGVWLIKNTLQGNVSVSNFYLYVTAIITIVTKLIALSNQIASNSKSMLFINYIFEYMQESDTIKSKNLKIKKIPVHNIKFENVSFKYNGSDYYALKNINVNFNTNETVCLVGENGSGKSTFSKLLLRVYDPTEGRVLLDDVDLKEYDINELRKFFGVLFQDYVKFADTVHNSIGFGDIDRINNDKEIASAAEITGASKFIEEYTERYNTNLSKMFFNDAIEPSGGQWQKIAITRAVFSGAEVFVLDEPTAALDPKSEVKMYDIFKVISELKSTIIISHRMYITKLADKIILLNKGVLIEEGGFEELIKLEKEFYNMYKLQADSYSITIE; encoded by the coding sequence ATGAAAATCCTAAAAGATTACATGATGAAGCTAGGATTTGTTTTTAAAGAAATTTTTAAAGCAGGCCCCGGAGTATTTTTCCTTTCCATAGGCTCCATGATTATTACCGGCGCCAGTCCAGTCGTTACAACATATTTAACAGCTAAATTGATAGAAGAATTAGGAGTTAATGTAGGTAATGAATTTTCCGGCACTTATTTAAAACTTTTATTTATACTTTTTGGAATGTTGGGAATCATTGTGATTTCTTTTGCTGTTGAAGGTGTAAAGACAGTGATTTGTTCAGTTGTGGGATTAAAGCTATCTCACAATATTGAAAATTTGATTGCAGAAAAATTTCAGGATATAAAGCAGGAGAGGATTGATAACCCTGAATTTTTAGATCTGCATTCCAATACGCTTACTAAGTGTGGGTCAGAACCCTTGAATCTGATGGAAGGCTTGTTTGGAATGGTGGCAAATCTTATAAGCCTGATCGGGTATGCAGCCATTATTATTCAGCTTAATTTATGGGCGCTTTTGATAATCATGGTCTTTACACTGCCAATTATCGTTTATAAACGGAAATACCAGGGTATGTTATTCAGGTTTTTTACAGAAAGAACAATGCAGATGAGGCGTATATGGTATTATCTTTCATTGATAACAGATCCACAATATTCTAAGGAAATACGAGAATTCAGATTATATTCTTACTTTAGGGAAAAGAGAAAAGAGTCATTTGATGACTATATGAAAGGAAACAGTAGAATAGCAGTTAAGGAAATTATAGTATCTGTTGTGACAAGCTTTATTTCAATGGCCGGCGCTATTTTAGTAGGTGTGTGGCTCATAAAGAATACACTCCAAGGTAATGTTTCTGTATCAAATTTTTATTTGTATGTCACAGCTATTATAACAATCGTAACAAAATTGATTGCCTTATCGAATCAAATAGCTTCTAACAGCAAGAGCATGTTGTTTATTAACTATATATTCGAATATATGCAGGAATCAGATACTATAAAAAGCAAAAATCTAAAAATAAAAAAAATACCGGTACATAATATTAAGTTTGAGAATGTTAGCTTTAAATATAATGGCTCAGATTATTATGCCTTAAAAAATATAAATGTTAATTTTAATACAAATGAAACTGTCTGTTTAGTGGGGGAGAATGGAAGTGGTAAATCTACGTTTTCTAAATTACTGCTTAGAGTTTATGACCCGACAGAAGGACGTGTCTTGCTGGATGATGTTGATTTAAAGGAATATGACATAAATGAATTAAGGAAATTCTTCGGCGTACTATTTCAGGACTATGTAAAATTCGCGGACACAGTACATAACAGTATTGGTTTTGGGGATATAGACAGGATAAATAATGATAAAGAGATAGCGTCAGCGGCTGAGATTACTGGGGCGAGCAAGTTTATTGAAGAATATACGGAAAGATATAACACGAATCTTAGTAAAATGTTTTTTAATGATGCCATAGAACCATCTGGAGGCCAGTGGCAGAAAATTGCCATAACAAGAGCTGTCTTTTCAGGAGCGGAAGTATTTGTATTAGATGAGCCTACAGCGGCATTGGATCCTAAGTCAGAGGTAAAGATGTATGATATTTTTAAAGTTATTAGCGAACTTAAATCGACTATTATTATTTCCCATAGAATGTATATTACAAAGTTGGCTGATAAAATTATTTTGTTAAATAAAGGCGTGCTTATAGAGGAAGGGGGGTTCGAAGAATTAATTAAATTGGAAAAGGAGTTCTATAATATGTATAAGCTACAGGCAGATAGTTATTCAATAACTATTGAATGA
- a CDS encoding lachnocin radical SAM maturase — MYLSKIIKTNGKVYIYDALDNNFALLDSEDDIYNENKYIDFLADSGFRDVTKPCEFNIDYPYSEEELKKMYSCRIKSMTLALTEQCNLRCKYCGYMPKYSDDGYPLKEMSEDVAFKAIDILMENSHESEICHVGFYGGEPLLKMDLIKECVAYIKEKYPFRKPNYNITTNAVLLDEKVADFLIENDIKIIISLDGPTEQFNKYRVFANGESSFERVFKNIAMLYNKDPQYFRESVTYNVVMFNGANQELFEAIDHLWKSNVNMIDLFPTEYFLRVRDKSDTYARKEKVDIKKYDFAYKNMLKGMKKYYNSFCGSAGGNRILPGGFCIPGIRKNFVKSDGSIVVCEKVDESKEVFTIGDVYNGLDLNKVNHLVGHTLKILKKCRNCWAAKFCKICFKDILNIDDKFCEKAKKDVETELGYYLDQVSGDRELINYVSNISLI, encoded by the coding sequence ATGTATTTATCTAAAATTATTAAAACAAATGGGAAAGTATATATTTACGATGCGTTAGATAATAATTTTGCTTTACTCGACTCAGAAGATGATATTTATAATGAAAATAAATATATAGATTTTTTGGCTGATAGTGGTTTTCGGGATGTTACGAAACCATGTGAGTTTAATATAGATTACCCTTATAGTGAAGAAGAACTAAAAAAAATGTATAGTTGCAGAATAAAAAGTATGACATTAGCGCTTACGGAACAATGTAACCTAAGATGTAAATACTGTGGTTATATGCCCAAATATTCGGATGACGGCTATCCATTAAAAGAAATGTCCGAGGATGTTGCATTTAAGGCAATTGATATCCTTATGGAAAATTCCCATGAGAGTGAGATCTGCCATGTGGGATTTTATGGAGGGGAACCTTTACTGAAGATGGATTTGATAAAAGAATGTGTAGCCTATATAAAAGAGAAGTACCCATTTAGAAAACCTAATTATAATATAACAACAAATGCAGTTTTACTTGATGAGAAAGTAGCAGATTTTTTGATTGAAAATGATATCAAAATTATAATTAGTCTTGACGGGCCCACGGAACAATTTAATAAATATAGAGTGTTCGCAAATGGAGAAAGTAGCTTTGAGAGAGTATTCAAAAATATTGCAATGCTTTACAACAAAGATCCCCAATATTTTCGGGAAAGTGTCACATATAATGTAGTAATGTTTAATGGGGCAAATCAAGAACTATTCGAGGCAATTGACCATCTCTGGAAGTCAAATGTAAATATGATTGATCTGTTTCCTACAGAATATTTTTTACGTGTTAGAGATAAAAGTGATACATATGCTCGAAAAGAAAAGGTGGATATTAAAAAATATGATTTTGCCTATAAAAATATGTTAAAGGGTATGAAAAAGTATTACAATTCATTCTGCGGATCAGCAGGCGGTAACAGAATTCTGCCGGGAGGCTTTTGCATTCCGGGAATAAGGAAAAATTTTGTGAAATCTGATGGGAGTATTGTCGTATGTGAAAAAGTTGATGAAAGCAAGGAGGTCTTTACAATTGGGGACGTTTACAATGGTTTAGACTTAAATAAAGTGAATCATCTTGTAGGGCATACACTTAAAATTTTGAAAAAATGTAGAAATTGTTGGGCTGCTAAGTTTTGTAAAATCTGCTTTAAAGATATCTTAAATATAGATGATAAGTTTTGTGAAAAGGCAAAAAAAGATGTAGAAACCGAATTGGGATATTATTTGGACCAAGTGAGCGGCGATAGGGAGTTAATTAATTATGTATCGAATATCTCGTTGATTTAA
- a CDS encoding S8 family serine peptidase, which yields MKIAIIDTGIIKEACDTYEVKHFSLSKEGLINAYYPPMDKHGTDCFKEIIANSGNKELQVIDLNILKEGETLEVGNIVRAIETAIEERADIINISLGLMSFSQELYEACEKAVYHNIVIVSAASHTNTISFPADFNNVVCVKVDQSQTEGIHLIDDSTVSMNMRDFIIIEGDNQFDFSSSSLACARFSGYLCNELGDNPLSDKYKILSHKYKLNLCSAGKTDKSVALRENYLQKVLQNNRAAIVVFPADMLNKFDQKFFNNNVIAYYDHKKCGFYSFNDNKLIDNFDLILIINTSYNDLEVPEEIQKKYKDYNVICIGNFLNIDGNKHLQKYEVYKSSELSVLDRPVIAVAGLCSGLNKWDIQLSLLKRLKEDGLEVGTVTNNPLGLLYNMNVFSFPGELKFPNIVYSINRFMCLYEISMDIDAWLINIGGAVGQVNSLNTYNFGKLVDAYLSAANIDIVVMCINPSIDVKFLKLQMAYLYKHGVEKIFLVLSHNDINAATMDYKDGLQTYYIDEKKYSAALDYLKQNVEETVLALSDVADGKLYDNIINILA from the coding sequence ATGAAAATAGCAATTATTGATACAGGAATTATAAAAGAGGCTTGTGATACCTATGAAGTCAAACACTTTTCCTTATCAAAAGAAGGACTTATAAATGCATATTACCCTCCAATGGATAAACATGGAACGGATTGTTTTAAAGAAATAATTGCAAATTCTGGAAATAAGGAGCTTCAGGTTATTGACTTAAATATTTTAAAAGAAGGCGAAACTCTAGAAGTTGGAAATATTGTTAGAGCGATAGAAACAGCAATTGAGGAAAGGGCAGATATAATCAATATCAGTTTAGGCCTCATGAGTTTTTCGCAAGAACTGTATGAGGCGTGTGAAAAGGCTGTTTATCATAATATTGTAATAGTATCAGCTGCATCCCACACAAATACAATTTCATTTCCAGCAGATTTTAACAATGTTGTATGTGTGAAAGTAGACCAAAGCCAAACAGAGGGAATCCATCTAATAGATGATTCAACGGTCTCTATGAATATGAGAGATTTTATTATTATAGAAGGTGACAATCAATTTGATTTTAGTTCTTCGAGCCTGGCATGTGCCAGATTTTCTGGATATCTTTGTAATGAACTTGGAGATAATCCGTTAAGTGATAAATATAAAATTCTCTCCCATAAATATAAATTGAATCTTTGCAGCGCAGGCAAGACAGACAAAAGCGTAGCATTAAGGGAAAATTATCTTCAAAAAGTTTTACAGAATAACAGGGCGGCTATTGTTGTATTTCCAGCTGATATGTTAAATAAATTCGATCAAAAATTCTTTAATAATAATGTTATTGCATATTACGATCATAAGAAGTGTGGGTTTTATAGTTTCAATGATAATAAACTTATTGATAATTTTGATTTAATATTAATAATTAATACATCATATAATGATTTAGAGGTTCCAGAGGAAATTCAAAAAAAGTATAAAGACTATAACGTAATTTGCATCGGAAATTTCTTAAATATAGATGGAAATAAGCATTTGCAAAAATATGAGGTATACAAATCTTCAGAACTATCGGTACTGGATAGGCCTGTTATTGCTGTGGCAGGCTTATGCAGCGGACTGAATAAATGGGATATTCAGCTTTCGCTCTTAAAAAGGTTAAAAGAGGACGGCTTAGAGGTTGGGACGGTTACGAATAATCCATTAGGGTTACTTTATAACATGAATGTATTCAGTTTTCCTGGTGAATTAAAGTTTCCCAATATTGTATATTCAATAAATAGATTTATGTGCCTGTATGAAATTAGTATGGACATAGATGCATGGCTGATTAATATAGGCGGAGCTGTCGGACAGGTTAATTCATTAAATACTTATAATTTTGGTAAACTTGTAGATGCTTATTTATCTGCAGCCAATATAGACATTGTAGTGATGTGTATAAACCCATCCATAGATGTTAAATTTTTAAAATTGCAGATGGCATATTTATATAAACATGGTGTTGAAAAAATATTTCTAGTCTTATCACATAATGATATCAATGCAGCTACAATGGATTATAAGGATGGGTTACAGACGTACTACATTGATGAAAAGAAATATAGCGCTGCGTTGGACTATTTAAAACAAAACGTAGAGGAAACAGTTTTGGCGTTATCTGATGTTGCAGATGGGAAGCTGTATGATAATATTATTAATATATTGGCTTAA
- a CDS encoding Fic family protein, with amino-acid sequence MEKDPFKEYLRESEPDKAHKGYAWSTAIGLQAVDRLKPSKYLIDTAIQNIEGKITLKEAQSLIDSYYEERPVRLSDDERTEEADKVSSRIAEILSETAFSFSPNEYISIHRKLFQGIYKHAGKIRDYNITKKEWVLDGATVMYGSASELRATLEYDFSQEKDFSYRGLSMDEIIHHLAVFISRLWQIHIFGEGNTRTTAVFFIKYLWTLGFSATNDIFAENAWYFQNALVRANYTNLQKGIHETTEYLEAFLRNLLLNEKNKLHNRNLHISGLLNEEKVYIGNEKVDIENEKVDIQDKKVDIESVPFEKGSDFSVKTTVHIHRLFEKFGFDGVFGRSAVMELLELKGSGASKLLSNLVQADIIEPVSGHGKGKYKFKK; translated from the coding sequence ATGGAAAAAGACCCGTTTAAGGAATATTTGAGGGAGTCTGAACCGGATAAAGCTCATAAGGGTTATGCTTGGAGTACAGCAATCGGACTTCAGGCAGTGGACAGACTAAAACCGTCTAAATATTTGATTGATACTGCCATTCAGAATATTGAAGGCAAAATCACATTGAAAGAAGCACAGAGCCTTATCGACAGTTACTATGAGGAAAGACCCGTCCGTTTGTCTGATGATGAACGTACCGAAGAAGCTGATAAGGTTTCTTCTCGTATTGCAGAAATTCTTTCCGAAACAGCTTTCTCATTTTCGCCGAATGAGTATATCTCTATCCATCGCAAACTCTTTCAGGGTATTTATAAACACGCCGGAAAGATTAGAGATTACAACATTACAAAGAAAGAATGGGTGCTTGATGGGGCAACTGTTATGTACGGTAGTGCTTCTGAACTGAGGGCGACGCTTGAATATGATTTTTCGCAGGAAAAAGATTTTAGTTATAGAGGGCTTTCAATGGACGAGATTATCCATCATCTTGCGGTATTCATTTCAAGGTTATGGCAAATCCATATCTTCGGGGAAGGCAATACGAGAACAACGGCAGTGTTCTTCATCAAATATTTGTGGACACTTGGGTTCTCTGCAACCAATGATATTTTTGCGGAAAATGCGTGGTATTTTCAAAATGCACTTGTCCGTGCAAACTATACGAACCTGCAAAAAGGCATTCACGAAACAACAGAATATCTGGAAGCTTTTCTCAGAAATCTACTTTTGAACGAGAAAAATAAGCTTCACAATCGAAATCTTCACATAAGTGGACTTTTAAATGAAGAAAAAGTGTATATTGGGAATGAAAAAGTGGATATTGAGAACGAAAAAGTGGATATTCAAGACAAAAAAGTGGATATTGAAAGTGTACCTTTCGAAAAAGGTAGTGATTTCTCAGTAAAAACGACAGTTCATATCCATAGACTCTTTGAGAAGTTTGGTTTTGATGGAGTATTTGGTAGAAGTGCAGTTATGGAACTTCTTGAGCTGAAAGGTTCAGGTGCTTCAAAACTTCTTTCCAATCTGGTGCAGGCAGATATTATTGAACCAGTATCCGGTCACGGAAAAGGAAAATATAAATTCAAGAAGTAA
- a CDS encoding sensor histidine kinase — translation MKIFVNQNIKLLFRNIVFSILIFTIISALFLKFNAKNASLYIIIFALCMSAVILLLCYGYFKEQHRVMQSAIVQIKEYIYGNKEISIECNDEGELYRLFHEVNTLVSILNTHAENEESAKKFLRNTISDISHQLKTPLAALNIYNGIMQDEAKAYPAVQEFCRLSEQELDRIESLVQNLLKITKLDAGTIILEKSLESISEIAESIKKHFLFRARQEGIEIYLSGDGDVTFLCDRCWILEALSNIVKNALDHTDRGGVIRVEWRVFACIVQIIIKDNGSGIDPEDLHHIFKRFYRSRFSKDTQGIGLGLPLAKAIVEAHNGTIEVDSVLGLGTSFTMNFLIPTKL, via the coding sequence ATGAAGATATTTGTAAACCAAAATATAAAACTGCTTTTTAGAAATATTGTATTTTCTATTTTGATCTTTACAATCATTTCAGCGTTGTTTTTGAAGTTTAACGCTAAAAATGCATCATTATACATTATAATTTTTGCCTTATGTATGAGTGCCGTTATATTACTGCTTTGTTATGGGTATTTCAAAGAACAGCATAGAGTTATGCAAAGCGCTATAGTACAGATAAAAGAATATATTTACGGTAACAAAGAAATATCAATCGAATGTAATGATGAAGGCGAGCTGTACCGGCTGTTCCATGAAGTCAATACCCTAGTGTCTATCCTAAATACTCATGCGGAAAATGAGGAAAGTGCGAAAAAATTCTTGAGAAATACTATATCTGATATCTCACATCAATTAAAAACCCCACTTGCGGCTCTTAACATTTATAACGGAATTATGCAGGATGAAGCAAAAGCCTATCCTGCTGTTCAAGAGTTTTGCCGGCTGTCGGAACAGGAACTTGACCGTATAGAATCATTGGTACAAAATTTATTAAAAATTACGAAGCTGGATGCGGGAACCATTATATTGGAAAAGTCCCTGGAGAGTATATCTGAAATTGCAGAGAGTATAAAAAAGCACTTTTTGTTTCGCGCCAGGCAGGAGGGAATAGAAATCTACCTGTCAGGCGATGGAGATGTTACATTTTTGTGCGACCGCTGTTGGATATTGGAAGCGCTGAGTAATATTGTAAAAAATGCCCTTGACCATACGGACAGAGGGGGTGTTATCCGTGTTGAGTGGAGGGTTTTCGCTTGTATTGTTCAAATTATTATAAAGGATAATGGCAGTGGCATAGACCCGGAGGACTTACACCATATTTTTAAGCGGTTTTACCGAAGCCGGTTTTCTAAAGATACACAAGGTATAGGATTGGGCCTGCCATTGGCAAAAGCAATTGTGGAAGCCCATAATGGTACAATAGAAGTTGACAGTGTTTTAGGACTTGGAACCTCTTTTACAATGAATTTTTTAATTCCTACAAAATTGTAG
- a CDS encoding helix-turn-helix transcriptional regulator encodes MFGDTIKSLRVSHNLSQVQLANELSVSKQTVSNWENNNILPSIEILVKISTFFSVSTDYLLELDSRDYIEVTGLSKTQLAHIQQIISDILGHSE; translated from the coding sequence ATGTTCGGCGATACAATTAAATCTTTGCGGGTTTCTCACAACCTCAGCCAAGTTCAGCTTGCTAATGAACTGAGCGTTTCAAAACAGACCGTTTCCAACTGGGAAAACAACAACATACTTCCCTCTATTGAAATACTGGTTAAAATTTCCACCTTTTTTTCTGTCAGTACCGATTATCTGCTGGAACTGGATAGCAGAGATTATATAGAAGTGACCGGACTTTCAAAAACCCAACTGGCTCACATACAACAAATTATCAGCGATATTCTTGGACATTCAGAGTAA
- a CDS encoding lachnocin family radical SAM-modified peptide codes for MNKKFNLRKINKANNSTVRILACHCGCEGKPWSAVGDGYLGQFL; via the coding sequence ATGAATAAAAAATTTAATCTGAGGAAAATCAACAAAGCCAACAATTCAACAGTAAGAATTCTTGCATGCCACTGTGGCTGCGAAGGCAAGCCTTGGTCTGCTGTTGGTGATGGCTATTTGGGACAGTTCCTGTAA
- a CDS encoding tyrosine-type recombinase/integrase gives MQYETKLKRYKKYLSANELSEGTQKLYITQARKFLEYVGDRELDKEMLVEYKEILLGRGKAASTYNTYIAAINGYLRFEKRKDLKIKMLRIQKKRNLKHMLRMSDYYRLLEHAKQSGRVKYYYIMKTLALTGARISELKYFTVEALDTKEIVVANKGKIREVCLPERLIWELKKYCRISLIKEGSIFRGKQGKPITRNAVYQMMQILAKEADINQKCVHPHNFRHLFAVTYMKYYSNIFELADLLGHANLETTRIYAVTSIEEKRRKLDKLGL, from the coding sequence ATGCAATACGAGACAAAACTTAAGAGGTATAAAAAGTATTTAAGCGCTAATGAATTATCCGAGGGAACCCAGAAACTGTATATCACACAGGCTAGAAAGTTTCTGGAGTATGTAGGAGACAGAGAACTGGACAAGGAAATGTTAGTAGAATATAAAGAGATTCTGCTGGGAAGAGGGAAAGCTGCCAGTACCTATAATACATATATTGCGGCCATTAATGGATATTTGAGATTTGAAAAGCGAAAAGATTTAAAGATTAAAATGTTGCGGATCCAGAAAAAAAGAAATTTAAAACATATGCTGAGAATGAGTGATTATTACCGTTTATTAGAACATGCCAAACAAAGCGGACGGGTAAAGTATTATTATATTATGAAGACTCTGGCCCTCACTGGGGCACGAATCAGTGAGCTGAAATACTTTACTGTTGAAGCATTGGATACGAAGGAGATCGTAGTTGCAAATAAAGGAAAAATCCGGGAAGTATGCCTGCCGGAAAGACTAATCTGGGAATTGAAAAAATATTGCCGTATATCGTTAATCAAAGAAGGAAGTATTTTTAGAGGAAAACAGGGGAAACCCATAACCAGGAATGCCGTTTATCAGATGATGCAGATTCTTGCAAAAGAAGCAGATATTAATCAGAAGTGCGTACATCCCCATAATTTCCGTCATCTGTTTGCTGTTACTTATATGAAGTATTATTCAAATATATTTGAATTGGCAGATTTGCTGGGACATGCAAATCTGGAAACTACAAGAATCTATGCAGTTACGAGTATTGAGGAGAAGAGGAGAAAACTAGATAAACTAGGGTTATAA
- a CDS encoding endonuclease/exonuclease/phosphatase family protein, with product MRILTWNTKGSSSPYKAAELINIIDYWNGKGDEVGIICLQELSVGNCSIQPVLQARGYNCYWAREGLNGSGSIQMIAVNGGVQEGSGIIELPVCEDIRGFKLRFPMYLICQNNNKRGLIVTYHAPLFHTTYIMLQELGKVLKALREEYNFIILAGDLNVDYSFFNNTTSYFYHRLDHIISWGIGLSNGLHSDETCSDHAPVSAHING from the coding sequence ATGAGAATACTTACATGGAATACAAAAGGGAGCAGCAGTCCCTATAAGGCAGCAGAACTGATAAATATAATAGACTATTGGAATGGCAAGGGAGATGAGGTTGGTATTATATGCCTTCAAGAGCTGAGTGTAGGCAATTGCAGTATTCAGCCAGTATTGCAGGCAAGGGGATATAACTGTTATTGGGCAAGGGAAGGACTTAACGGCAGCGGCAGTATTCAGATGATTGCGGTGAATGGAGGAGTGCAAGAAGGAAGCGGTATTATAGAACTGCCTGTATGTGAGGATATAAGGGGGTTTAAGCTGAGGTTTCCTATGTACTTGATATGTCAGAATAACAATAAAAGAGGATTAATTGTGACCTATCATGCCCCTCTTTTTCACACAACTTACATTATGCTGCAAGAATTAGGGAAAGTATTAAAAGCACTTAGAGAAGAATATAATTTTATCATTTTGGCCGGGGACTTAAATGTTGACTACAGTTTTTTTAATAATACTACATCCTATTTTTATCATCGCTTAGACCACATAATATCATGGGGAATCGGATTAAGCAATGGATTACACAGCGATGAGACATGCAGCGACCATGCGCCGGTATCCGCCCATATCAACGGGTAA
- a CDS encoding DUF1016 N-terminal domain-containing protein: MENKLEKFGQNSFMDNFVKTDDILKDMCGIIESSQKAVYQAVNTLLVQRNWLIGYRIEEELGGDERSEYELEVIKKISKELTQQYGKGYDRSNLYHCLKFYKTFPEIVDTACRQWVSFERRLFHEYLCWMDCV; encoded by the coding sequence ATGGAGAATAAATTAGAAAAATTCGGACAAAATAGTTTTATGGATAATTTTGTTAAAACCGATGACATCTTAAAAGATATGTGTGGGATTATTGAGTCCTCACAAAAAGCTGTATATCAGGCTGTCAACACATTGCTTGTGCAGAGAAATTGGTTGATTGGTTACAGAATTGAAGAAGAATTAGGTGGAGATGAACGCTCGGAGTATGAGTTAGAGGTAATAAAGAAAATTTCTAAAGAGCTGACTCAGCAATACGGAAAAGGATATGATAGAAGTAATTTATATCATTGCCTAAAGTTTTATAAAACCTTTCCTGAAATTGTCGATACGGCGTGTAGACAATGGGTATCATTCGAGAGGCGATTATTTCATGAATACTTATGTTGGATGGATTGTGTCTGA
- a CDS encoding RNA-binding protein yields the protein MEQWDERQLIEYIKECMMNEGGAVTCEKIIKDIERLQRKSFMEGYCYAIEVLKDGILKEKE from the coding sequence GTGGAACAATGGGATGAAAGACAACTGATAGAATACATAAAAGAATGCATGATGAATGAAGGTGGAGCAGTAACCTGTGAGAAGATAATAAAAGACATAGAAAGATTGCAGAGAAAAAGTTTTATGGAAGGATATTGTTATGCTATCGAGGTGCTAAAAGATGGAATTCTGAAAGAAAAAGAGTAA
- a CDS encoding response regulator transcription factor has translation MKRLFLLEDDLSLINGLSFAVKRQGYDIEVARTTVEAKALWKDGKYDLAILDVSLPDGSGFDFCSKIRQTSKVPIVFLTAADEETDIIMGLDIGGDDYITKPFKLAVFLSRINALLRRSENFSTSVTELNANGIHVQLVKNEVYKNGKLLDLTASEYKLLCFFMQNPNRILSSEQILSRLWDCEENYIDNNSLTVYVRRLRTKIEDNPGNPKSIVTVRGLGYKWSTVGDV, from the coding sequence ATGAAGAGACTTTTTTTATTGGAAGATGATTTGAGCTTAATAAACGGCCTTTCTTTTGCCGTAAAAAGGCAAGGATATGACATAGAAGTTGCGCGTACGACAGTGGAAGCGAAGGCATTATGGAAGGATGGAAAATATGATTTAGCGATTTTGGATGTATCGCTTCCTGATGGGTCTGGTTTCGACTTTTGCAGCAAAATACGGCAGACATCAAAAGTTCCCATTGTGTTTCTTACTGCCGCAGATGAAGAAACGGATATTATTATGGGACTTGATATTGGAGGTGACGATTATATTACAAAGCCATTCAAGTTGGCAGTATTTTTATCCAGGATCAATGCCCTGCTTCGGAGAAGTGAAAATTTCAGCACTTCAGTGACAGAATTGAATGCAAACGGCATACATGTCCAATTAGTAAAAAATGAAGTATATAAAAATGGAAAGTTACTTGATTTGACAGCAAGTGAATATAAGTTATTATGTTTTTTCATGCAGAATCCCAACAGGATACTTTCTTCTGAACAGATTTTAAGTAGATTGTGGGATTGTGAAGAAAATTATATAGATAATAATTCTCTTACTGTTTATGTACGTAGGCTCCGCACAAAAATAGAAGATAATCCAGGGAATCCTAAGAGTATTGTTACGGTCCGTGGATTGGGATATAAATGGAGTACGGTGGGTGATGTGTGA